Proteins co-encoded in one Vibrio aquimaris genomic window:
- the cas5c gene encoding type I-C CRISPR-associated protein Cas5c has product MKNSISFRLWGKYALFTDPITKVGGEKCTYHIPTYEAIKGVLKSIYWKPTLVWHVDRVRVIKPLRTQTKGTKPLNWGGGNTLSYYTFLHDVEYQVEAHFEWNKNRPELEKDRIDGKHFSIAKRMLEKGGRQDIFLGTRDCQGYVEPCVFGEGEGAYDDIDELGFGLMFHSFGYPDETGNNELISRFWHGVMKNGVIEYPHVTACPVTRHVRKMSAKSFELEQNLRSAEQTESCL; this is encoded by the coding sequence GTGAAAAACAGCATTAGCTTTAGGCTATGGGGTAAATACGCACTATTTACCGACCCCATAACAAAAGTAGGCGGTGAAAAATGTACGTATCACATTCCCACCTATGAGGCGATAAAGGGAGTGTTAAAGTCAATCTACTGGAAGCCAACGCTAGTTTGGCATGTTGACCGAGTTAGAGTGATAAAGCCACTTCGCACTCAAACTAAAGGCACCAAGCCTTTAAACTGGGGGGGCGGTAATACCCTTTCGTATTACACCTTTTTACACGATGTCGAATACCAAGTTGAAGCCCATTTTGAGTGGAATAAGAATCGCCCGGAATTAGAGAAAGATCGTATAGATGGTAAGCATTTCTCCATTGCAAAACGCATGTTAGAAAAAGGCGGGCGACAAGATATCTTTTTAGGTACTCGCGATTGCCAAGGTTATGTTGAACCTTGCGTTTTTGGCGAAGGCGAAGGTGCTTACGATGATATTGACGAGTTAGGCTTTGGTTTAATGTTTCATAGCTTTGGTTACCCAGATGAAACCGGAAACAATGAACTGATTAGTCGATTTTGGCATGGTGTAATGAAAAACGGGGTAATTGAATATCCTCATGTCACAGCGTGCCCAGTAACACGTCATGTAAGAAAAATGAGCGCAAAAAGTTTTGAGCTTGAACAAAATTTACGGAGTGCAGAGCAAACGGAGAGTTGTCTATGA
- the cas8c gene encoding type I-C CRISPR-associated protein Cas8c/Csd1, translated as MTWLTTLYKSYDELEKRNANLPFEQQVMPICHTLQNAHIHIAINSQGKFLRAEVLEKTQVVLPATEQSAGRSSGLCAHALADKIQYIAKDYVEFGGIKKSGFEFYHAQLKAWCDSEFSHPAVSAVYQYIAKGTVVADLIAEKVLYAQDRQLLTKWHDEGDSPALLKILPKEKGLFDQGSALVCWSVEIPGEPQSKTWLDPSIQQSWIAFDSENGDNTALCYATGENKLVASNHPAKIRHSGDKAKLISANDKSGYTFRGRFLSNDEACNISFEVTQKAHNALRCLLTKQSVFRNDTQVYLAWAVSGKEVPKFNELDLNDLASFLEQTDNVDHTQDLGQAYANQLKRYFKGIKTKNQLDDNEQIALLGLDSATPGRMGILYYRETIAKEFLARLEQWHRDLGWQQRVKINEQWQWVNSAPSLYRVLDGVYGDVLKSADTLKKNLITRLYPCIVEGKPIPQDIMQSAFHRAINRVAYKSDQTWLWLQNVSIACSLIKGFYTRTTNSIIRKEYPMALQQDNTSRDYLFGRLLALANKVEKIALSSSEANRLTTAERFMAQFVNRPSSTWLNISNALVPYQQRLFNNYQGYDKATKALISQITDMFEPADFNSNQKLSPEFLLGFHNQMIWLETHKVEKGQWVKKVNDEQVKENLAETV; from the coding sequence ATGACATGGTTAACAACGCTCTACAAAAGCTACGATGAGCTTGAAAAACGCAATGCTAATTTACCATTTGAACAGCAAGTGATGCCGATTTGTCACACGCTCCAAAATGCACATATTCATATTGCCATCAACAGTCAAGGTAAATTTCTTCGTGCAGAGGTTCTTGAAAAAACGCAAGTTGTCTTACCTGCAACAGAGCAATCAGCTGGGCGCAGTAGTGGCTTATGTGCGCACGCACTGGCCGATAAAATTCAGTATATTGCAAAAGACTACGTTGAATTTGGCGGCATAAAGAAATCTGGTTTTGAGTTCTATCATGCGCAATTAAAAGCGTGGTGTGATTCAGAGTTTAGCCACCCTGCGGTAAGTGCCGTGTATCAATATATCGCCAAAGGCACGGTTGTTGCAGACTTAATCGCCGAAAAAGTGCTTTATGCACAAGATAGGCAATTGCTTACAAAGTGGCATGATGAGGGAGACTCCCCTGCATTACTAAAAATTCTACCCAAAGAAAAAGGCTTATTTGATCAAGGTTCTGCGCTTGTATGTTGGAGCGTTGAAATACCCGGCGAACCACAATCGAAAACTTGGCTTGACCCAAGTATTCAACAAAGTTGGATTGCATTTGATAGTGAAAATGGTGATAACACAGCTTTGTGCTACGCTACAGGTGAAAACAAGTTGGTGGCGAGTAATCACCCTGCAAAAATTCGTCACAGTGGTGATAAAGCCAAGTTAATTTCAGCGAATGATAAGAGCGGTTATACCTTTCGAGGCCGTTTTTTATCAAATGACGAGGCTTGCAATATTAGCTTTGAAGTGACACAAAAAGCGCATAATGCACTGCGCTGTTTGTTAACTAAGCAAAGTGTGTTTAGAAATGATACTCAAGTTTATTTAGCGTGGGCGGTATCGGGTAAAGAGGTGCCTAAATTCAACGAATTAGACCTAAATGACTTAGCCAGTTTTCTAGAACAAACAGACAATGTTGATCACACACAGGATCTAGGTCAAGCTTATGCCAATCAGCTAAAACGTTACTTTAAAGGTATAAAAACTAAAAACCAGCTGGACGATAACGAACAAATTGCATTGCTAGGGCTAGATTCCGCCACGCCGGGGCGAATGGGTATTTTGTATTATCGTGAAACCATTGCGAAAGAGTTTTTAGCGCGATTAGAGCAATGGCACCGCGATCTCGGCTGGCAACAAAGAGTCAAAATCAATGAACAGTGGCAATGGGTTAACAGTGCGCCGAGTTTATACAGGGTACTTGATGGCGTATACGGCGATGTACTTAAATCAGCAGACACCTTAAAGAAAAACCTCATTACGCGTTTATACCCGTGTATCGTCGAGGGCAAACCTATCCCGCAAGACATTATGCAAAGCGCGTTTCACCGTGCAATTAATCGAGTCGCCTATAAATCAGATCAAACTTGGCTTTGGTTACAAAATGTAAGCATAGCCTGCTCACTGATCAAAGGGTTTTATACCCGCACAACCAATTCAATTATTCGAAAGGAATACCCAATGGCATTACAACAAGACAATACCAGTCGTGATTATTTGTTTGGTCGTTTATTGGCGCTGGCAAACAAGGTTGAAAAAATAGCGCTCTCAAGTAGCGAAGCAAACCGTTTAACAACGGCAGAGCGATTTATGGCGCAATTTGTTAATAGGCCATCATCAACTTGGCTAAATATCAGTAATGCCCTAGTGCCTTACCAGCAGCGACTTTTTAACAACTATCAAGGGTATGACAAAGCAACAAAAGCATTAATTAGTCAAATAACAGATATGTTTGAGCCTGCTGATTTTAACTCAAACCAAAAGCTAAGCCCTGAATTTTTGCTTGGATTTCATAACCAAATGATATGGTTGGAAACTCATAAAGTAGAGAAAGGCCAATGGGTTAAGAAAGTGAATGACGAACAAGTTAAAGAAAATTTAGCAGAAACAGTTTAA
- the cas7c gene encoding type I-C CRISPR-associated protein Cas7/Csd2, producing the protein MTLQNKIDFALIFNVLNANPNGDPLNGNRPRTDYDGFGEITDVCLKRKIRDRVQESGESIFVQSDEKKTDGMTSLRNRAESDDFGLGKDTFNSKKTAPEQAAKLCCEKWFDVRAFGQVFAFKGTGSDGVSIPIRGPVTIQSAFSIEPVSITSTQITKSVSGEGDGTKKSSDTMGMKHRVDNATYVTFGAITPQLAEKTGFSNEDADKIKNVLVKLFEGDASSARPEGSMSISHLIWWQHESKWGQYSSAKVHQTLRAHIEQGLPLETSALNDSLISSLDGLKPEVVEGF; encoded by the coding sequence ATGACTCTACAAAATAAAATAGACTTTGCACTAATTTTTAATGTGCTAAACGCTAATCCCAATGGTGATCCACTGAATGGTAACCGTCCTCGTACCGATTACGATGGCTTTGGTGAAATTACTGATGTGTGTTTAAAGCGCAAAATTCGCGACCGTGTACAAGAATCCGGAGAGAGTATTTTTGTACAATCGGACGAAAAGAAAACCGATGGCATGACAAGCTTACGTAATCGAGCCGAATCAGACGATTTCGGTCTCGGTAAGGATACATTCAACAGTAAAAAAACAGCGCCAGAACAAGCTGCAAAATTATGCTGTGAAAAATGGTTTGATGTACGTGCATTTGGTCAAGTGTTTGCGTTTAAAGGCACAGGCTCTGATGGGGTTTCAATTCCTATTCGCGGTCCTGTAACGATTCAAAGTGCATTTAGTATCGAGCCTGTAAGCATTACCAGCACACAAATTACTAAAAGTGTCAGTGGTGAAGGGGATGGTACTAAAAAGTCATCAGATACTATGGGAATGAAGCATCGTGTTGATAACGCAACCTATGTGACTTTTGGTGCTATCACACCGCAATTGGCTGAAAAAACAGGTTTCAGTAATGAAGATGCTGACAAAATTAAAAATGTGTTGGTAAAACTTTTTGAAGGTGATGCGTCATCGGCACGCCCCGAAGGCTCAATGAGCATTTCACACCTTATATGGTGGCAGCATGAGTCCAAGTGGGGCCAGTACTCTTCGGCAAAAGTTCACCAAACATTAAGAGCACACATTGAACAAGGCTTACCGCTTGAAACCTCGGCACTTAATGATTCACTGATATCTTCGCTAGATGGATTGAAGCCGGAAGTAGTAGAAGGCTTCTAA
- the cas4 gene encoding CRISPR-associated protein Cas4, protein MLEARLVNISALQHFAFCQRQCALIHLEQVWQENYLTAHGRHLHERVDNGEPEMRKGVRFERGVVVSAPQLGLTGKLDLLEHHKASNQFIPVEYKRGKPKTNDIDKVQLCAQALCIEEMLNVEVKQGALWYWQIRKRIDIKLDNQLRTRTKSLITQVQQLFANVKTPSPTKGKHCKVCSLIDICQPDVTNNDSSSGYITALFNTDVE, encoded by the coding sequence ATGCTAGAAGCTCGCTTAGTCAACATCTCTGCTTTACAGCACTTTGCTTTTTGTCAGCGTCAGTGTGCGCTGATCCACCTCGAGCAAGTGTGGCAAGAAAACTACCTTACCGCACATGGTCGGCATTTGCACGAGCGGGTAGACAATGGCGAGCCAGAAATGCGCAAAGGTGTGCGGTTTGAACGTGGCGTAGTAGTTTCTGCGCCACAACTAGGCTTAACAGGCAAACTCGATTTGCTAGAACACCATAAAGCCAGTAATCAATTTATACCCGTTGAATACAAACGTGGTAAGCCAAAAACTAATGACATAGATAAAGTGCAACTCTGTGCGCAAGCACTGTGCATTGAAGAGATGCTTAACGTTGAAGTGAAACAGGGCGCGCTGTGGTATTGGCAAATACGTAAACGTATTGATATTAAACTCGACAATCAACTACGAACGCGAACAAAATCTTTAATAACTCAAGTGCAGCAGCTGTTTGCAAACGTAAAAACGCCTTCGCCAACCAAAGGTAAACACTGTAAGGTATGTTCTTTGATTGATATATGTCAGCCAGATGTAACCAATAATGATAGTTCAAGCGGTTATATAACTGCATTATTTAACACGGATGTTGAATGA
- a CDS encoding HNH endonuclease yields the protein MSYQYYLDKFRSLTMNNANGKKSPHKVCMLLAVMDLIQASVITSNKIEFNQVLKDRFTQHFEKFAQGNDKNTPENPYFFLRSEGFWHLSYNAGYEEASTSRYSAKAIAFAYLDQELFDYMRSFIVTNELKDALISNFSDMSSRYRQWLMDVGKTEETAGKYLGVIQGSISNWLMDTGDICEPITSIKSYRQFTKYEDKVRQLDIFKLTDEKEQGLYSEALSHYQRFLVELAQIDLNADIRQVMVDKTLTDTEKSIMVSARVGQGHFRAQLLQMWGGCAVTGYRNTQMLLASHIKPWRDSNHQERLDKFNGLLLLANLDKAFDLGFISFDDSGKVLISHYLEAPEVLGLTEDMSFNVMAEHKPYLRYHRGELFKGL from the coding sequence GTGTCGTATCAATATTACTTAGATAAATTTCGAAGCCTGACTATGAATAACGCTAATGGTAAAAAAAGCCCACATAAAGTGTGCATGCTATTGGCGGTTATGGATTTAATTCAAGCAAGTGTCATTACCTCAAATAAAATTGAGTTTAACCAAGTCCTTAAAGATAGATTTACGCAGCACTTTGAAAAGTTTGCTCAAGGAAATGACAAAAATACCCCTGAAAATCCTTATTTCTTTTTGCGAAGTGAGGGCTTTTGGCATTTATCCTATAACGCGGGATATGAAGAAGCTTCTACCAGTCGTTACTCTGCAAAAGCGATAGCCTTTGCTTATCTTGACCAAGAACTCTTTGATTATATGAGGAGTTTTATTGTGACCAATGAGCTTAAAGATGCCTTGATTTCGAACTTTTCTGATATGTCTTCTCGCTATCGCCAATGGCTAATGGACGTTGGGAAAACAGAGGAAACGGCTGGGAAATACCTTGGCGTAATACAAGGCTCAATTTCCAATTGGCTTATGGATACAGGTGACATCTGTGAACCTATTACCAGCATAAAGTCCTACAGGCAGTTTACCAAGTATGAAGACAAAGTGCGGCAGTTGGATATTTTTAAACTGACAGATGAAAAAGAACAAGGTTTGTATAGTGAGGCATTATCCCATTATCAACGCTTTTTAGTCGAGCTCGCCCAAATCGATCTGAATGCAGATATTCGACAAGTTATGGTAGATAAAACGCTTACCGATACAGAAAAAAGCATCATGGTAAGTGCTAGGGTTGGCCAAGGCCATTTCAGAGCTCAATTGCTGCAAATGTGGGGTGGCTGCGCTGTCACCGGCTATCGAAATACTCAAATGTTACTCGCTTCTCATATCAAACCTTGGCGAGATTCAAATCATCAAGAAAGGTTGGATAAGTTCAATGGCTTATTATTGTTGGCTAATTTAGATAAAGCGTTTGATCTTGGTTTTATATCGTTTGATGACAGTGGCAAAGTGCTGATTTCACATTACCTTGAAGCACCGGAAGTACTGGGTCTCACAGAAGACATGTCATTTAATGTTATGGCTGAACACAAGCCATACCTGCGCTACCATCGCGGAGAGCTGTTTAAAGGCTTGTGA
- the cas3 gene encoding CRISPR-associated helicase Cas3' gives MDELSSSQYYIAHPDLEYGHHQSVYAHLKAVSELSGRLAEKIGFADLGQLIGLMHDFGKYSSVFQNYMRLIITEHTSYNPDNDEGSGEIQNSKRLKGKIDHSSAGAQWVLKTLWPHLGKLKQQDQVLAPYGIAVIQALSMCIASHHSGLIDSLSENENVFANRIKKPDELTHQNECVKNADPELLSQAQSLASFELILESSQHIKGMFDKFELSAIEHDYYLGMFTKMLFSCLIDADRIDSADFEQPGNKPERLKQTNWVYACDKIEGFIAQLKPDNSIDHIRAQISENCFQRAQDETGVYSLTVPTGGGKTYASLRFALHHAQKHNLDRIIYIIPFTSIIEQNANAIRGVLGEENADDWVLEHHSSLEPEQQTWRSKLACENWDKPIVLTTMVQFLESMFASGTRGSRRMHQLSNAVLIFDEIQTLPIRCVHLFNNTINYLTRFCNTTALMCTATQPLLNQLPEQIKSFGELQLPLENELTPNIGKLYQQLERVCLNNLTKKGGWNETEITELVQKQLTAVQSCLVIVNTKAWAKALYQALQSQAINETKIFHLSTGMCSAHRKEILDEVRARLERGLATLCISTQLIEAGVDVDFGSVIRFVAGLDSIAQAAGRCNRNGKQQKGHVFVLNPAQENVGMLEDIKTGIAATTRIFTEFNEADLLKPEAMTRYFQYYFYERHKEMAYPIKQDQSLLNLLSGNSRNINNTNNTPFALKQSFMTAAKQFKAIDAPVHSVIVPFNDEARSIITQLCALDKRFDAETYRSLLKLAQKYSVNIFPNVWRKLNENQVVYSIAQDEAVFYLSEEFYSQDFGLSIEVIGVQQDLII, from the coding sequence ATGGATGAATTAAGCTCGAGTCAATATTATATCGCCCATCCAGATCTTGAGTATGGACATCACCAAAGTGTTTATGCTCATTTAAAAGCGGTTAGCGAATTGTCGGGCAGGCTTGCTGAAAAAATAGGCTTTGCCGACCTAGGACAGCTAATTGGCTTAATGCATGATTTTGGTAAATATAGCAGTGTATTTCAAAACTACATGCGTCTTATTATTACTGAGCATACAAGCTACAACCCTGATAATGATGAGGGAAGTGGTGAAATCCAAAACAGCAAGCGTCTAAAAGGCAAAATTGACCACTCAAGTGCGGGCGCACAATGGGTATTAAAAACTTTGTGGCCTCACTTAGGGAAATTAAAGCAACAAGACCAAGTACTTGCACCTTATGGGATTGCCGTTATTCAAGCACTAAGCATGTGTATTGCTTCTCACCATAGTGGTCTGATTGATAGTTTGTCAGAAAATGAGAATGTTTTTGCAAACCGAATAAAAAAGCCTGATGAGCTAACCCATCAAAATGAATGCGTTAAAAATGCTGATCCGGAGTTACTCTCGCAAGCGCAGTCTCTAGCGAGTTTTGAGTTAATTCTAGAAAGTAGCCAACATATCAAAGGTATGTTTGATAAGTTCGAGCTTTCAGCAATTGAGCATGACTATTACCTTGGTATGTTCACCAAAATGCTGTTTAGTTGCCTAATTGATGCTGACCGAATTGACAGTGCCGATTTTGAGCAGCCAGGAAATAAACCTGAGCGTTTAAAACAAACTAATTGGGTTTATGCCTGCGACAAGATTGAAGGATTTATCGCACAGCTTAAACCAGACAATTCAATCGATCATATTCGTGCACAAATATCAGAAAATTGTTTTCAGCGTGCGCAAGATGAAACAGGAGTATACAGTTTAACTGTACCTACGGGGGGCGGTAAAACATATGCTAGCCTTCGCTTTGCTTTGCATCATGCTCAAAAGCACAACCTAGATAGGATTATTTACATCATCCCATTTACCTCTATCATCGAACAAAATGCCAATGCCATTCGTGGTGTTTTAGGTGAGGAGAATGCCGATGATTGGGTACTAGAACATCATTCAAGCTTGGAGCCAGAGCAACAAACATGGCGATCAAAACTCGCCTGTGAAAATTGGGATAAGCCTATAGTGCTTACTACAATGGTTCAATTTCTTGAAAGTATGTTTGCAAGTGGGACACGCGGTTCAAGGCGTATGCACCAACTTAGTAATGCGGTATTGATCTTTGATGAAATTCAAACACTCCCTATTCGTTGTGTTCATTTATTCAATAACACCATTAATTATTTAACGCGTTTCTGTAATACCACAGCACTTATGTGCACTGCCACGCAGCCTTTGCTTAACCAGCTACCTGAACAGATAAAATCGTTTGGTGAACTGCAACTACCACTTGAAAATGAACTCACTCCAAATATCGGTAAGCTCTATCAACAGCTAGAGCGAGTATGTTTAAACAACCTAACTAAAAAAGGTGGTTGGAATGAAACCGAGATTACTGAACTAGTTCAGAAGCAATTAACAGCGGTACAAAGCTGTTTAGTGATTGTAAACACCAAAGCTTGGGCAAAAGCTTTATATCAAGCGCTGCAAAGCCAAGCTATTAATGAAACAAAAATATTCCATTTAAGCACCGGCATGTGTTCGGCGCATCGTAAAGAAATTTTAGATGAAGTCAGAGCGCGTCTAGAAAGAGGGCTAGCAACTTTGTGCATTAGTACCCAACTCATCGAAGCAGGTGTTGACGTTGATTTTGGTAGCGTGATCCGCTTCGTTGCTGGGCTAGATTCAATAGCTCAAGCAGCAGGGCGGTGTAACAGAAATGGTAAGCAGCAAAAAGGCCATGTGTTTGTGCTGAATCCTGCCCAAGAAAATGTAGGCATGCTAGAAGATATTAAAACAGGAATTGCAGCCACTACGCGAATATTTACTGAATTCAATGAGGCAGATTTACTCAAGCCTGAGGCGATGACTCGTTATTTTCAATACTACTTTTATGAGCGCCATAAAGAGATGGCATACCCAATTAAGCAAGATCAATCCTTACTTAATTTGTTAAGTGGTAATAGTAGAAACATTAATAACACCAATAACACCCCGTTTGCATTGAAGCAGTCATTTATGACCGCAGCGAAACAATTTAAAGCCATTGATGCACCGGTGCATTCCGTAATCGTGCCATTTAATGATGAAGCGCGAAGCATAATCACACAATTGTGTGCGCTCGATAAACGTTTTGATGCTGAAACCTATCGCAGCTTACTAAAGTTGGCGCAAAAATACAGTGTGAATATCTTTCCCAATGTTTGGCGAAAACTTAACGAGAATCAGGTTGTGTATTCAATAGCGCAAGACGAAGCTGTGTTTTATTTGAGCGAAGAATTTTACAGTCAAGACTTTGGTTTGAGTATAGAGGTAATAGGTGTTCAACAAGATCTAATTATTTAA
- the cas2 gene encoding CRISPR-associated endonuclease Cas2, with product MMILVTYDVSFDSKNGQKRLRQLAKVCLDYGVRVQYSVFECEIDAAQWLHFKNKLLSIYDSEVDSLRFYKLGKNWQNKVEHYGAKVAIDIFRDTLIL from the coding sequence ATGATGATATTGGTCACCTACGATGTATCCTTTGATAGTAAAAATGGTCAAAAACGCCTCAGGCAATTAGCAAAAGTATGCTTAGACTATGGCGTAAGAGTGCAATATTCTGTCTTTGAATGCGAAATAGATGCAGCACAATGGTTGCACTTTAAAAACAAGCTGCTGTCAATTTACGACTCTGAGGTAGATAGTTTGCGTTTTTATAAGCTCGGTAAAAACTGGCAAAACAAAGTAGAACACTACGGTGCGAAAGTTGCAATAGACATATTCAGAGATACCCTTATTTTATAA
- the cas1c gene encoding type I-C CRISPR-associated endonuclease Cas1c, translating to MKKLQNSLYITKDGAYLHKQRETLLIEQKVDGKKQKLMQLPIHSIGNIFCFGNIMVSPQLLGFCGENGTHLSFFDMHGRFLANVVGKQTGNVLLRRQQFSIEEQAANDLAKHIVTAKIRSSRMLLLRFRRNHTTTPQIEKAIERLKQIIEQLKGVTTHDTILGLEGEAASHYFSAFAEMFKGNESKQLFDKRTRRPPKDPVNAVISLLYSVLGQEISGALQGVGLDPQVGFLHKERPGRNSLALDVLEEFRAYIVDSIALKLFNNKTLTTKDFDTDCLGGVTIKDEARKAVFQAYQTKKQEEVMHPFLQEKVQIGLLPHVQAMLLARHMRGDLAHYPPFVIKK from the coding sequence ATGAAAAAATTGCAAAACTCGCTCTATATCACCAAGGACGGTGCCTATTTACACAAGCAACGTGAAACCCTGTTGATTGAACAAAAAGTGGATGGTAAAAAGCAAAAACTCATGCAGCTGCCCATTCATTCTATTGGCAATATATTTTGTTTTGGCAACATTATGGTCTCGCCGCAGTTACTTGGGTTTTGTGGTGAAAATGGTACACATCTTAGCTTTTTTGATATGCATGGCCGTTTTCTCGCCAATGTTGTGGGTAAACAAACGGGGAATGTATTGTTGCGTAGGCAGCAGTTTAGTATTGAAGAACAGGCCGCAAACGATCTTGCCAAACATATTGTTACCGCAAAAATACGTTCCTCTCGTATGTTGCTTTTACGCTTTAGACGCAATCATACCACTACGCCACAGATAGAAAAGGCCATTGAACGTTTAAAGCAAATTATTGAGCAACTGAAAGGTGTGACCACCCACGATACAATTTTAGGGCTAGAGGGAGAAGCTGCATCGCATTACTTCTCCGCGTTCGCTGAGATGTTTAAAGGCAACGAAAGTAAACAGCTGTTTGATAAGCGGACTCGAAGGCCACCTAAAGATCCAGTTAATGCGGTTATTTCACTGCTCTACTCTGTATTAGGTCAAGAGATCAGTGGTGCATTACAAGGTGTGGGGTTAGATCCGCAAGTTGGTTTTTTGCACAAAGAGCGACCGGGTAGAAATAGCCTCGCCCTCGATGTGTTAGAAGAGTTTAGAGCCTACATTGTCGATAGCATTGCCCTAAAACTCTTTAACAATAAAACCCTCACCACAAAGGATTTCGATACAGATTGTCTTGGCGGTGTAACCATAAAAGATGAAGCGAGAAAGGCAGTTTTTCAGGCTTATCAAACTAAAAAACAAGAAGAAGTTATGCACCCTTTCTTGCAAGAAAAGGTACAAATTGGCTTATTACCGCATGTTCAAGCCATGTTACTAGCTCGGCATATGCGTGGTGATTTAGCTCACTACCCACCATTTGTGATCAAAAAATAA
- a CDS encoding DUF3289 family protein yields MRYESFPYVPEERQETTRERAARQRQERRAELTYTAKDQKRWAENRERVLAERKLAEEWKPVEGNFPLLVYQTQNKMDDFDAPDMTFGDETKEEIEQYGLMTPFEDDSINLPFTDIAVFGEDQFTLPVSEHFERMRSLANDVALGIGFSTKGETKDIFFEMVDKFERNEGGYYSNPSLTSALKEHETTANFHQALKKCLEESLKNGKLPSDIVSVSSQYMKSSKGKPLPQFLVGDILDPHKNLFDGTVLNVHGIWSMRVYVEQLEYKGSQIRGLFKYEVQDHFGLDKKDINNNPMNGDKPFELISGFRSWYLLQHYKEYAYKPFITKMDFSL; encoded by the coding sequence ATGCGGTATGAATCTTTCCCATATGTCCCAGAAGAAAGACAAGAAACCACAAGAGAAAGAGCAGCGCGTCAACGTCAAGAACGCAGAGCGGAACTTACTTATACCGCTAAGGACCAGAAACGTTGGGCCGAAAACAGAGAACGCGTTCTTGCTGAGCGTAAATTGGCTGAAGAGTGGAAGCCTGTAGAGGGTAACTTCCCATTACTGGTCTATCAAACACAAAATAAAATGGATGACTTTGATGCGCCTGATATGACTTTTGGTGATGAGACCAAAGAGGAAATAGAACAATACGGCTTAATGACTCCTTTTGAAGATGATTCCATAAATTTACCTTTCACAGATATTGCTGTTTTTGGTGAAGATCAATTTACTTTGCCTGTAAGTGAACATTTCGAACGTATGCGTAGTTTGGCAAATGATGTTGCTTTAGGGATTGGCTTTTCAACAAAAGGAGAAACTAAAGATATCTTTTTTGAAATGGTCGATAAATTTGAGCGTAACGAGGGAGGCTATTACAGTAACCCATCGTTAACTAGTGCACTAAAGGAGCACGAAACAACCGCTAATTTTCATCAGGCTCTAAAAAAGTGTTTAGAAGAGAGTCTTAAAAATGGTAAGTTACCTTCTGATATTGTCAGTGTTTCGAGTCAATACATGAAGTCTTCAAAAGGTAAACCGCTACCACAATTTTTGGTTGGGGATATTTTAGACCCTCATAAGAACCTTTTTGATGGAACAGTTCTTAATGTTCATGGCATTTGGTCTATGCGTGTTTATGTTGAACAACTTGAATACAAAGGAAGTCAAATTCGAGGTCTTTTTAAGTATGAAGTTCAAGATCATTTCGGTTTAGATAAAAAAGATATCAATAACAATCCAATGAATGGAGATAAGCCTTTTGAGTTAATTAGCGGTTTTCGGTCTTGGTATTTACTACAACATTATAAAGAATATGCTTATAAACCATTTATCACAAAAATGGATTTTTCTTTATGA